A part of Arthrobacter dokdonellae genomic DNA contains:
- a CDS encoding ABC transporter ATP-binding protein, which produces MARRNKTQAPVETEEAGTDYEPRSTDGDMFGGAPAKKAKRFWPSVKRLTVLLRPERRQFSLVVALVAASVVLTVIAPKILGAAMDTIFNGVIGSQLPAGVPLESIAAAQRAAGNGQFADMLVKAHIVPGQGIDFVQLSRLIVVVLVLYMVASTLMWLQGYLLNALVMRVVFRLREDIESKLNRLPLGYFDTRQRGETMSRVTNDVDNIQAALQQAFSQLVQSALTIVGIGIMMFIVSWQLALIALIALPLSAIIAGVIGSRSQKMFAAQWKNTGSLNGHVEETFSGLELVRAYGRDAEMLEVFDERNEKLYKAAFGAQFVSGMIMPAMQFVSYLSYVLVAVVGGVRVATGQMTLGDATAFIQYSREFSQPIGEMAGIANMIQSGVASAERTFELLDAEEQDLDSATAELPAQTDGHVAFEQVSFSYDPASPLIRDVSFMVEPGQTVAIVGPTGAGKTTLVNLVMRFYELTGGRILLDGIDTRTLPRQQVRAQVGMVLQDAWLFEGTIRENIRYGRLDATDAEIVEAAKATMVDRFVRQLPDGYDTVIDAEGGTVSAGERQLITIARAFIANPSLLILDEATSSVDTRTELLVQHAMAALRTDRTSFVIAHRLSTIRDADAILVMEDGDIVEHGTHEELLARRGAYYMLYKTQFRGGEELEDEVAAGVH; this is translated from the coding sequence ATGGCGCGGCGGAACAAGACACAGGCGCCGGTGGAAACCGAGGAGGCTGGCACCGACTACGAGCCCAGAAGCACCGACGGCGACATGTTCGGTGGCGCGCCGGCCAAGAAGGCGAAACGCTTTTGGCCCTCGGTCAAGCGGCTGACAGTACTGTTGCGCCCGGAGCGCCGCCAGTTCTCGCTGGTGGTGGCGCTGGTGGCGGCATCGGTGGTGCTGACCGTGATTGCGCCGAAGATCCTCGGCGCCGCCATGGACACCATCTTCAACGGCGTCATCGGCTCGCAGCTCCCCGCCGGCGTGCCCCTGGAGTCCATTGCCGCCGCGCAGCGTGCCGCCGGGAACGGGCAGTTCGCGGACATGCTCGTCAAAGCGCACATTGTGCCGGGGCAGGGCATCGACTTTGTCCAGCTCAGCCGCTTGATCGTGGTTGTGTTGGTCCTGTACATGGTTGCCTCGACACTGATGTGGCTGCAGGGGTACCTGCTCAACGCGCTCGTCATGCGTGTCGTCTTCCGCCTGCGCGAGGACATTGAGAGCAAGCTGAACCGGCTCCCGCTGGGCTATTTCGACACCCGGCAGCGGGGTGAGACGATGTCCCGTGTCACGAACGACGTCGACAACATCCAGGCCGCGCTCCAGCAGGCGTTCTCGCAGCTGGTCCAGTCCGCGCTGACCATCGTGGGCATCGGCATCATGATGTTCATCGTGTCCTGGCAGCTGGCCCTGATCGCCTTGATCGCCCTGCCGCTGTCGGCCATCATTGCCGGCGTCATCGGCTCCCGGTCGCAAAAAATGTTTGCCGCGCAGTGGAAGAACACCGGATCCCTCAACGGGCATGTGGAGGAGACGTTCTCCGGACTGGAACTGGTCCGCGCCTACGGCCGTGATGCGGAAATGCTGGAGGTCTTCGACGAGCGCAACGAGAAGCTCTACAAGGCCGCCTTTGGCGCCCAGTTCGTCTCCGGCATGATCATGCCCGCCATGCAGTTTGTCTCCTACCTCTCCTACGTGCTGGTCGCCGTCGTCGGCGGAGTGCGGGTTGCCACCGGGCAGATGACACTCGGCGACGCCACGGCGTTCATCCAGTACTCGCGGGAATTCTCGCAGCCCATCGGCGAGATGGCCGGCATCGCGAACATGATCCAGTCCGGCGTGGCCTCGGCAGAGCGGACCTTTGAACTGCTCGACGCCGAGGAACAGGATTTGGACAGCGCCACCGCCGAACTGCCAGCCCAGACGGACGGCCACGTCGCCTTTGAACAGGTCTCCTTCAGCTACGACCCCGCGAGCCCGCTCATCCGGGACGTCTCCTTCATGGTGGAGCCCGGCCAGACGGTGGCGATCGTGGGGCCCACGGGTGCCGGCAAGACCACCCTGGTGAATCTAGTCATGCGCTTCTACGAGCTCACGGGCGGACGGATCCTGCTCGACGGCATCGACACCCGGACCCTGCCCCGGCAGCAGGTGCGCGCCCAGGTGGGCATGGTCCTCCAGGACGCTTGGCTGTTTGAGGGCACCATCCGGGAGAACATCCGCTACGGCCGCCTGGATGCCACGGACGCAGAAATCGTGGAGGCGGCCAAGGCCACCATGGTGGACAGGTTTGTCCGCCAGCTGCCCGACGGCTACGACACCGTCATCGACGCCGAAGGCGGCACGGTCTCCGCCGGCGAACGCCAGCTGATCACCATCGCCCGCGCGTTCATTGCCAACCCGTCGCTGCTGATCCTCGACGAGGCGACCTCGAGCGTGGACACCCGCACCGAACTGCTGGTCCAGCACGCCATGGCCGCGCTGCGCACGGACAGGACGTCGTTCGTCATCGCGCACCGGCTCTCCACCATCAGGGACGCCGACGCCATCCTCGTCATGGAGGACGGCGACATCGTCGAGCACGGCACGCACGAAGAGTTGCTGGCCCGCCGCGGCGCGTACTACATGCTGTACAAGACGCAGTTCCGTGGCGGCGAGGAACTGGAAGACGAGGTCGCGGCCGGGGTGCACTGA
- the hutG gene encoding formimidoylglutamase produces the protein MDFTSLTVDTAPAHWTGRNDGDGPAHRRWWQAVATPATAVPDSSAASPGPGALLGFCSDEGVRRNKGRLGAAAAPAAIRAALGSLAFHGARAVTDVGDVVVAGESLEDGQARAGRVLTALLDAGQLTFVLGGGHETAFASYLGVAGTAAVANGARLGVLNLDAHFDLRDAPVPSSGTPFLQMAKAETAAGRTLNYAVVGISEPNNTRVLFDTAHDLDVKYLLDEDCSAERTAAFVSAFLETVDIVYLTIDLDVLPAAVAPGVSAPAAYGVPLPVIAAVCRQVAASGQLFHFDVAELNPEFDVDNRTAKVAARLVDTLLR, from the coding sequence ATGGACTTCACTTCGCTGACCGTCGACACCGCCCCCGCTCACTGGACCGGGAGGAACGACGGCGACGGGCCGGCCCACCGCCGCTGGTGGCAGGCCGTCGCCACCCCGGCCACGGCCGTGCCGGATTCCTCCGCGGCTTCCCCCGGCCCGGGCGCGCTGCTGGGCTTCTGCTCCGACGAGGGCGTGCGCCGCAACAAGGGCCGGCTCGGCGCAGCGGCGGCACCGGCGGCCATCCGCGCCGCGCTCGGGTCCCTCGCGTTCCACGGCGCCCGCGCCGTGACCGACGTGGGTGACGTGGTGGTGGCCGGGGAGTCCCTGGAGGACGGCCAGGCCCGGGCCGGCCGCGTCCTCACTGCCTTGCTCGACGCCGGACAGCTCACCTTTGTCCTGGGCGGCGGCCACGAGACGGCGTTTGCCAGCTACCTCGGCGTGGCGGGGACGGCCGCGGTGGCCAACGGCGCCCGGCTGGGCGTACTGAACCTGGACGCGCACTTTGACCTGCGCGACGCGCCCGTCCCAAGCTCCGGCACCCCGTTCCTGCAGATGGCAAAGGCCGAAACCGCCGCCGGACGCACGCTGAACTACGCCGTCGTCGGCATCAGCGAGCCGAACAACACCCGCGTCCTTTTCGACACCGCGCACGACCTCGACGTGAAGTACCTCCTGGACGAGGACTGCTCCGCTGAGCGGACGGCCGCCTTTGTGTCCGCGTTCCTGGAAACCGTGGACATCGTGTACCTGACGATCGACCTGGACGTGCTGCCGGCCGCCGTGGCGCCCGGCGTGAGCGCCCCGGCAGCCTACGGCGTGCCGCTGCCTGTCATCGCCGCCGTCTGCCGCCAGGTTGCTGCGAGCGGCCAGCTGTTCCACTTCGACGTGGCGGAGCTGAACCCGGAGTTCGACGTGGACAACCGCACGGCCAAGGTCGCCGCCCGCCTAGTTGACACCCTGCTCCGCTAA
- a CDS encoding NCS2 family permease: MAIETATRLSAVDKYFKITERGSNYSREIRGGFATFFAMSYIVVLNPLILGGADSSGAVLGPARVAAMTALVAGLLTIIMGAWAKHPFALATGLGVNAFVAVTVASHPGLTWPDMMGLVVLSGVTMFILVLTGFRTAVFNAVPAGLKTAIVVGIGLFIALIGLVNAGFVRRIPDVAGTTVPVGLGFDGKLLGWPTLVFVVGLVLTIALVVRKVKGAILIGIIVSTVLANILQAVFNIGPSFDGKTANPEGWSLVVPHFSGLTPPDLSLFGQANLFGSFANLGSLAALLLAFSILLSIFFDAMGTMVGLANEAGTVDKDGNIPNVDRVLLVDAFGAIAGGGTSVSSNQIFVESGAGIGEGARTGLASVVTGLLLIVAMFFTPLISLVPFEAVAPALVVVGFMMVSQVGKIDWSDWGIGIPAFLTFTLMPFTYSIANGLGAGFIAYVLIRLFQGRAKDIHPLMWAVAAAFVIFFGIGPIEQVFGIK, encoded by the coding sequence ATGGCAATCGAGACGGCTACCCGCCTGTCTGCGGTAGACAAGTATTTCAAGATCACCGAGCGCGGCTCGAACTATTCGCGCGAGATCCGCGGCGGTTTCGCGACGTTCTTCGCCATGAGCTACATCGTTGTCCTCAACCCACTGATCCTGGGAGGGGCGGATTCCTCCGGCGCCGTGTTGGGCCCGGCCCGCGTGGCGGCCATGACCGCACTGGTGGCCGGGCTGCTGACCATCATCATGGGCGCCTGGGCGAAGCACCCGTTCGCGCTGGCCACCGGCCTGGGTGTGAATGCGTTCGTGGCCGTCACTGTTGCCTCCCATCCCGGCCTGACGTGGCCGGACATGATGGGCCTGGTGGTGCTCTCCGGCGTCACCATGTTCATTCTGGTCCTCACCGGTTTCCGGACCGCCGTGTTCAATGCGGTGCCAGCCGGGCTGAAGACGGCCATTGTGGTGGGGATCGGGCTGTTCATTGCACTAATCGGCCTGGTCAACGCCGGCTTTGTGCGCCGCATCCCCGACGTCGCCGGCACCACCGTCCCCGTGGGTCTGGGCTTTGACGGCAAGCTGCTCGGCTGGCCGACCCTGGTCTTTGTGGTGGGCCTGGTGCTGACCATCGCACTGGTGGTCCGCAAGGTCAAGGGCGCCATCCTGATCGGCATCATCGTTTCCACCGTCCTTGCCAACATCCTGCAGGCCGTCTTCAACATCGGTCCCAGCTTCGACGGCAAGACTGCCAACCCCGAGGGCTGGTCCCTCGTGGTGCCGCATTTCTCCGGGCTGACCCCGCCGGACCTGAGCCTGTTTGGGCAGGCCAACCTGTTTGGTTCGTTCGCCAACCTGGGCTCCTTGGCGGCCCTGCTGCTGGCGTTCAGCATCCTGCTGAGCATCTTCTTCGACGCCATGGGCACCATGGTGGGCCTGGCCAACGAGGCCGGCACCGTGGATAAGGACGGCAACATCCCCAACGTGGACCGCGTGCTGCTCGTGGATGCCTTCGGCGCCATCGCCGGCGGCGGCACCTCGGTGTCCTCCAACCAGATCTTTGTCGAGTCCGGTGCCGGCATCGGCGAGGGCGCCCGCACGGGCCTGGCCTCGGTTGTCACCGGGCTGCTGCTGATCGTGGCCATGTTCTTCACACCGCTGATCTCCCTGGTCCCGTTCGAAGCCGTGGCACCGGCCCTGGTGGTGGTTGGTTTCATGATGGTCTCCCAGGTGGGCAAGATCGACTGGTCCGACTGGGGAATCGGCATCCCGGCGTTCCTGACGTTTACGCTCATGCCTTTCACGTACTCGATCGCCAACGGCCTGGGCGCCGGCTTCATCGCCTATGTGCTGATCCGCCTGTTCCAGGGCCGCGCGAAGGACATCCACCCGCTCATGTGGGCCGTGGCCGCCGCGTTTGTGATCTTCTTCGGGATCGGACCGATCGAGCAGGTCTTCGGCATCAAGTAG
- a CDS encoding copper resistance CopC family protein, producing MNFPVLRRPDETKMTPGRRAGRQERGVADARRVAVRRRGASAAWRALAGAAVVLLALLGGPAAAQAHDQLEATSPAQGATVDTAPRAVTLTMSNTPAAIGAQVKVLDAGGANWALGAVSVLDNVATQELKPGAPAGKYTVDWRLVSSDSHPVEGTFTFTAKAAAGAGAVAGPARSAQQVSEAAAQPVADSGGIPWSVFGLIGVLVVVVIAMIVVARRRLGQAD from the coding sequence GTGAATTTTCCTGTCCTGCGCCGCCCGGATGAGACGAAGATGACACCGGGACGTCGTGCCGGCCGGCAAGAACGCGGCGTTGCCGACGCCCGGCGCGTTGCTGTCCGCCGCCGCGGCGCCTCCGCAGCCTGGCGCGCCCTGGCCGGTGCCGCCGTCGTTCTGCTCGCACTGCTGGGCGGTCCGGCCGCGGCGCAGGCACACGACCAGCTGGAGGCCACGTCTCCTGCCCAGGGAGCCACCGTGGACACCGCTCCACGGGCCGTGACGCTGACCATGAGCAACACCCCGGCCGCCATTGGCGCGCAGGTCAAGGTACTGGATGCGGGTGGCGCCAACTGGGCCTTGGGTGCTGTCTCCGTCCTGGACAACGTGGCAACGCAGGAACTGAAGCCGGGCGCCCCCGCCGGCAAGTACACCGTGGACTGGCGGCTGGTGTCCTCCGATTCGCACCCTGTGGAGGGGACATTTACGTTCACGGCCAAGGCGGCGGCCGGAGCGGGCGCCGTCGCGGGGCCCGCCCGGTCGGCGCAGCAGGTCAGCGAAGCCGCCGCGCAGCCCGTGGCGGACAGCGGCGGCATTCCGTGGAGCGTCTTTGGCCTGATCGGCGTGCTCGTTGTGGTGGTCATCGCGATGATCGTGGTGGCGCGCCGCAGGCTCGGTCAGGCCGACTGA
- a CDS encoding FAD-binding protein produces MTAAPQTAAPQTAAPRTVPEIVLAAEATTTIVIGSGFSGLAVAAELNRQGIKAIVVDCPSHAHGPAAPATGGISLDAMDERTEILRLLEHYAHRHELDIRHATRALNVKHTPAANPAQHQWEVQTATGTLTAHSIVFTRGALNQLRRMLHSAGISTGQGLGVAMQALGLYLVGVGELVTPTTSDILHQAKRAGQSISMRVASRRAAATAATAATAATAARA; encoded by the coding sequence ATGACGGCTGCGCCACAAACCGCTGCACCTCAGACTGCTGCGCCACGAACCGTGCCCGAAATCGTCTTGGCCGCGGAAGCCACCACCACCATCGTGATTGGTTCCGGCTTCTCCGGGCTGGCAGTGGCGGCAGAGCTGAACCGCCAGGGCATCAAGGCCATCGTGGTGGACTGCCCCTCCCACGCCCACGGCCCGGCTGCCCCGGCAACAGGCGGCATCAGCCTGGACGCCATGGACGAGAGGACTGAAATCCTGCGGCTGCTCGAACACTATGCCCACCGACATGAACTGGACATCAGGCACGCCACGCGGGCGTTGAACGTCAAGCACACCCCGGCAGCAAACCCCGCGCAACACCAGTGGGAGGTCCAGACGGCCACCGGAACCCTGACAGCACACAGCATCGTATTCACGCGCGGTGCACTGAACCAACTGCGGCGCATGCTGCACAGCGCGGGCATCAGCACCGGTCAGGGCCTCGGCGTCGCCATGCAGGCGCTGGGGCTTTATCTGGTGGGTGTGGGAGAGCTTGTCACCCCCACCACGTCGGATATATTGCACCAGGCCAAACGCGCCGGGCAGTCAATCTCCATGCGGGTGGCTTCGCGCCGTGCCGCTGCCACGGCAGCCACGGCAGCCACGGCAGCCACGGCAGCCAGGGCCTAG
- a CDS encoding universal stress protein: MSSPEQTSPVAQPDPIPAPTGIVVGVDGSEQSNCAVVWAAREAKARKSPLHLVTAYTVPIFAASGLDGGYATVDDDVIRQGAEAVLREAAAKVAHLDVELDARVENGDAAGVLLEFSETAELLVFGTRGRGGFLGRLLGSVSSALPAHSKCPTVTVPLSCAPRLGEGTGPEAAAPVIEKVVTVGVDGSDQARYAVLVAAEQAERSGSTLRIICAVQPYTGSLAWMPAPVDRDQLFAEIQTQLDAGEKWLRNHFPKLPVEVKLVEGSAVDVLVKASETSELLVMGTRGRGGFAGMMLGSTTDGVRHHAKGPIMVVRDREDPRQDDRAAFGPLLQA; the protein is encoded by the coding sequence ATGAGCAGTCCAGAGCAAACGTCCCCGGTTGCCCAGCCCGACCCCATTCCCGCTCCCACCGGAATCGTTGTGGGCGTTGACGGTTCCGAACAGAGCAACTGTGCCGTGGTGTGGGCGGCCCGCGAGGCGAAGGCTCGGAAATCGCCACTCCACCTGGTTACCGCCTACACCGTGCCCATCTTCGCCGCCTCAGGACTCGACGGCGGCTACGCCACCGTGGACGACGACGTCATCCGCCAAGGCGCGGAGGCCGTCCTCCGCGAGGCGGCTGCGAAAGTGGCGCACCTGGACGTGGAACTTGATGCCCGCGTCGAAAACGGCGACGCCGCCGGGGTCCTCCTCGAATTCAGCGAGACAGCCGAACTGCTGGTGTTCGGGACCCGCGGCCGCGGCGGTTTCCTTGGCCGCCTTTTGGGCAGCGTGAGCTCGGCGCTGCCGGCACATTCGAAATGCCCCACTGTCACCGTGCCGTTGAGTTGCGCGCCGCGCTTGGGTGAAGGCACGGGACCCGAGGCTGCTGCGCCGGTGATTGAAAAAGTTGTCACGGTGGGGGTGGATGGCTCCGACCAGGCTCGCTACGCGGTGCTGGTGGCGGCCGAACAGGCGGAGCGTTCGGGCTCGACGCTGCGCATCATCTGCGCCGTTCAGCCGTATACGGGATCCCTCGCATGGATGCCGGCCCCCGTGGACCGTGACCAGCTCTTTGCCGAGATCCAGACGCAGCTCGACGCCGGTGAGAAATGGCTGCGGAACCACTTTCCAAAGCTGCCCGTAGAGGTGAAGCTGGTGGAGGGTTCAGCCGTGGACGTCCTGGTGAAGGCCTCGGAAACCTCGGAGCTGCTGGTTATGGGCACCCGCGGCCGCGGCGGCTTTGCCGGCATGATGCTCGGTTCGACCACCGACGGCGTGCGGCACCACGCCAAGGGGCCGATCATGGTGGTCAGGGACCGCGAGGATCCGCGCCAGGACGACCGCGCGGCGTTTGGCCCGCTTTTGCAAGCCTGA
- a CDS encoding C40 family peptidase, translating to MRISFVIRGTTAFACAALATTAVLSPAAAAPGQGALPAVSVPASSFGSFAMAPAIPSADDIAKAKKSEAATAAESSKIEAILSSSSDRLQGSLTGTLRANNAYTDALVALQQRQADAQAAKGKAAAAAKEYQTAKSQLGHLAGNLYKNGGLNLSMQAFLGSSSADDTMYQASTLMALSTERANTFDSAAAASATSAALQAQATAAQKAADQAAKTAADSRQAAQSATDALTAAVKENQVQRDALLQQLATLHHSTVALEGARVDGLERQAREAALAQQIKESAAAPAPAAPAALVAEGQVNAGNNGAGAQQPTTAQAAPAPAPAPAAAPAPAPAPAAAPAPAPAPAPAAAPAPAPAPAPAPAPAPAPAPAPAPAQPSGSYIQVMVNYAMAQSGKSYQWGGTGNPGFDCSGLVMKSFAAAGISIPRTGTAQFWGAPNHNVPLSQLRYGDLLVFDEYPAGSGQFGHIAIYIGNNQVVQALSPGYPLGVYSLADMAAGGMSLYGRAARY from the coding sequence ATGCGCATTTCCTTCGTGATACGCGGGACAACCGCCTTTGCCTGCGCGGCACTGGCCACCACCGCCGTGCTTTCACCTGCCGCGGCGGCCCCCGGCCAGGGCGCGCTTCCCGCGGTGTCCGTTCCGGCGTCGTCCTTCGGCAGCTTTGCCATGGCCCCCGCCATCCCCAGCGCGGACGACATTGCCAAGGCCAAGAAGTCCGAGGCCGCAACGGCGGCTGAATCGTCGAAGATCGAGGCCATCCTCAGCTCGTCCAGCGACCGCCTCCAGGGCTCGCTCACCGGCACCCTCCGTGCAAACAACGCCTACACGGATGCGCTGGTCGCCCTGCAGCAGCGCCAGGCGGATGCGCAGGCCGCCAAGGGCAAGGCGGCGGCGGCCGCCAAGGAATACCAGACCGCCAAGTCCCAGCTCGGGCATTTGGCAGGGAACCTCTACAAAAACGGCGGGCTCAACCTGAGCATGCAGGCGTTCCTTGGCAGCTCGAGCGCCGACGACACCATGTACCAGGCCTCCACGCTGATGGCGCTGTCCACCGAACGGGCCAACACCTTCGACTCGGCCGCGGCAGCCTCCGCAACGTCCGCGGCACTCCAGGCGCAGGCAACCGCAGCCCAAAAGGCGGCGGACCAGGCAGCCAAGACTGCCGCGGATTCAAGGCAGGCCGCACAATCCGCCACCGACGCCTTGACGGCAGCGGTCAAGGAAAACCAGGTCCAGCGCGACGCCCTGCTCCAACAGCTGGCCACCTTGCACCACAGCACCGTTGCACTGGAGGGCGCACGCGTCGACGGGCTGGAGCGTCAGGCCCGGGAGGCCGCCCTGGCCCAGCAGATCAAGGAATCCGCAGCCGCCCCCGCACCGGCCGCCCCCGCCGCACTGGTCGCCGAGGGCCAAGTCAACGCGGGGAACAACGGCGCCGGCGCCCAGCAGCCCACGACGGCTCAGGCGGCACCCGCACCTGCGCCCGCTCCGGCTGCGGCACCCGCGCCTGCGCCCGCTCCGGCTGCGGCACCTGCTCCGGCGCCCGCTCCCGCTCCCGCTGCGGCACCTGCTCCGGCACCCGCGCCTGCTCCCGCTCCGGCACCCGCGCCTGCTCCCGCTCCAGCACCGGCGCCTGCTCAGCCGTCCGGGTCATATATTCAGGTCATGGTCAACTACGCCATGGCCCAGAGCGGCAAGTCGTACCAGTGGGGCGGCACCGGAAACCCGGGATTTGACTGCTCCGGCCTCGTCATGAAGTCGTTTGCAGCGGCCGGAATCTCCATCCCGCGCACGGGAACCGCCCAGTTCTGGGGAGCCCCGAATCATAACGTGCCGCTTTCCCAGCTGCGGTATGGCGACCTGCTCGTTTTTGACGAGTACCCTGCTGGCTCCGGCCAGTTTGGCCACATTGCCATCTACATCGGAAACAACCAGGTGGTGCAGGCGCTTTCCCCCGGCTACCCCCTCGGCGTGTACTCACTCGCAGACATGGCAGCAGGGGGAATGAGCCTGTACGGGCGCGCCGCCCGGTACTGA
- a CDS encoding metallopeptidase family protein, which translates to MNRDPLASIPSFGPFRMDASEFDAAVEDALAQIPLDISARMDNLVLFVEDDYIPRPGDDPDTVLLGLYEGTPLTERDSWWGSGSLPDRITVYRRPILGLCSSREQVIHEVTVTVVHEIAHHFGISDARLHELGWG; encoded by the coding sequence ATGAACCGCGACCCGCTGGCGTCAATTCCCTCCTTTGGCCCGTTCCGCATGGACGCGTCCGAATTTGACGCCGCCGTCGAGGACGCACTGGCCCAAATTCCCCTGGACATCAGCGCCCGGATGGACAACCTGGTGCTCTTCGTCGAGGACGATTACATTCCCCGGCCGGGTGACGATCCCGACACCGTGCTGCTGGGCCTGTATGAGGGAACGCCCTTGACGGAGCGGGACTCCTGGTGGGGGTCCGGCTCGCTGCCCGACCGCATCACCGTCTACCGGCGGCCCATCCTTGGCCTGTGCTCCTCACGCGAACAGGTCATCCACGAAGTCACGGTGACGGTGGTACACGAAATCGCCCACCACTTCGGCATCAGCGACGCGCGGCTGCACGAGCTGGGTTGGGGATAA
- a CDS encoding Asp23/Gls24 family envelope stress response protein encodes MDGPSQQPPAPHALSAPPPFPAATDPAQGRTIIADTAVAKVVGVAARGVAGVHALGSGASRSIGALRDVVGATDLTQGVRVEVGESQVAVDLVLVAIYGYPLQELADAVRAAVYSAVEGLVGRDVIEVNIEITDVYIPSAEPERQQARPTLAERLSTAARPAGGTPAANLPAAVPPAANEGQL; translated from the coding sequence ATGGACGGGCCAAGCCAGCAGCCACCAGCACCTCACGCATTGTCGGCACCGCCACCCTTTCCCGCGGCGACGGACCCGGCGCAGGGCCGGACCATCATCGCGGACACGGCCGTCGCGAAGGTGGTGGGCGTTGCCGCCCGTGGCGTTGCCGGCGTCCACGCCCTCGGCTCCGGCGCATCGCGTTCCATCGGCGCGCTGCGGGACGTGGTCGGCGCCACGGACCTGACCCAGGGCGTCCGCGTCGAGGTGGGCGAATCGCAGGTCGCGGTTGACCTGGTCCTGGTGGCGATCTACGGCTACCCGCTGCAGGAGCTGGCCGACGCCGTCCGGGCTGCCGTATACAGTGCCGTCGAGGGCCTGGTGGGCCGCGACGTCATCGAAGTGAACATCGAAATCACGGACGTCTACATTCCCTCCGCCGAACCGGAAAGGCAGCAGGCCCGGCCAACGTTGGCCGAGCGCCTCTCCACCGCAGCCAGGCCCGCAGGGGGCACGCCGGCAGCCAACCTGCCGGCCGCCGTCCCGCCCGCAGCGAACGAGGGGCAGCTGTGA
- a CDS encoding DUF6286 domain-containing protein — translation MSRLTERILTRESHSSRAPLSVVAAILITVLAVYGLLEAILRAVGQPPWLIDPLTAADRLSRLPDGISPVLLGAIGVLLFLLGLVFLGHAVLPGRRARHTIADPRVAIVVDDEVIASALARRARLAAGVTREQVMVVVSARTVQVNVRPTSGIRLSESHILAAVEAELADMALEPAPEVTVKLSGTGVIGV, via the coding sequence GTGAGCCGGCTGACAGAGCGCATCCTCACGAGGGAAAGCCATTCGTCGCGTGCCCCGCTGTCCGTGGTCGCCGCCATCTTGATCACGGTGTTGGCGGTCTACGGCCTGTTGGAGGCCATACTGCGCGCTGTGGGGCAGCCGCCCTGGCTGATCGACCCGCTCACGGCCGCCGACCGCCTGTCCCGTCTTCCCGACGGGATCTCGCCAGTGCTGCTGGGTGCCATCGGGGTCCTGCTGTTCCTGCTGGGCCTGGTCTTTCTGGGCCATGCGGTGCTGCCGGGCCGCCGCGCCCGCCACACCATCGCGGACCCCCGCGTGGCCATCGTGGTGGACGATGAAGTCATCGCCTCGGCGCTGGCACGCCGGGCACGGCTCGCTGCCGGGGTCACACGCGAACAGGTCATGGTAGTGGTTTCGGCGAGGACGGTGCAGGTCAACGTCCGCCCCACGTCCGGCATCCGCCTGTCCGAATCCCACATCCTCGCCGCCGTCGAGGCGGAACTGGCGGACATGGCGCTGGAACCAGCCCCGGAAGTCACGGTCAAGCTGTCCGGGACCGGGGTGATCGGCGTATGA
- a CDS encoding Synuclein: MTENNSGNPLDSAKDLDGGAAEKAKDFAGDAAEKAKDFAGDATAKAKDFAGDAGENVRELAEDAAENVKHFAEDAAENVKGLGAKIAGLFKHDK; encoded by the coding sequence ATGACCGAGAACAATTCAGGAAATCCACTGGACTCCGCGAAGGACCTCGACGGTGGTGCTGCGGAAAAGGCGAAGGACTTCGCCGGTGATGCTGCGGAAAAGGCGAAGGACTTCGCCGGGGACGCCACGGCCAAGGCGAAGGACTTCGCGGGGGACGCGGGGGAAAACGTCCGGGAGCTTGCCGAGGACGCCGCGGAAAACGTCAAACACTTCGCCGAGGACGCCGCGGAAAACGTCAAGGGCCTCGGCGCCAAGATCGCAGGCCTCTTCAAGCACGACAAGTAG